One window from the genome of Pseudanabaena yagii GIHE-NHR1 encodes:
- a CDS encoding type II toxin-antitoxin system TacA family antitoxin produces MSTSIDNTTSSQNRDVTINIRVKQEQRNIIDRAAEVQGKTRSEFMLESAYQKAQDVLLDWTFFDLDSSKYQEFTALLDRIPQPNKKLQKLLTTKSPWE; encoded by the coding sequence ATGTCTACTTCAATAGATAACACCACTTCTAGCCAAAATCGCGATGTAACGATTAACATTCGTGTAAAACAAGAGCAACGGAATATCATTGATCGTGCTGCCGAAGTACAGGGTAAAACGCGCTCTGAATTTATGCTTGAGTCAGCATATCAGAAAGCACAAGATGTTCTTTTAGATTGGACTTTCTTTGATTTAGACTCATCGAAGTATCAAGAATTTACAGCGTTATTGGATAGAATTCCTCAACCAAATAAAAAGTTACAGAAGTTACTAACAACTAAATCTCCGTGGGAATAA
- a CDS encoding tetratricopeptide repeat protein: MTDPLAEKLGINVRDGTVNVQNLNLGIAERLEQSGDRVRILVVAANPLGSSPLKLDHEVKTIQEALRRSRKRDNFAVEYRLAATPSELRRALLDLEPHVLHFSGHGAGDRGLLFVSDESMGSLYRSDDGAVRSRSTNSDEIKFVPAQPLANLLQLCEDHLECVVLNACYSDVQGNAISANILFTIGMRDQVADNVAIKFSQGFYDAIGAGKGYEKAFEWGKVAIEFDLANNEASQILVLRKKGESFSQSIPVPPQIPVSQPNPQRSLSATECFDGAYEKYELGDKQGAIADYNEALLLNPNDAIAYSNRGVAKYELGDKQGAIADYNEAIHLNPNLVAAYSNRGLAKYDLGDKQGAIADHNEAIRLNPDYATAYYNRGLAKYDLGDKQGAIADHNEAIRFNPSDADPYNNRGVAKYELGDKQGAIADHNEAIRLNPNLAAAYSNRGLAKYDLGDKQGAIADHNEAIRLNPDYATAYYNRGLAKYDLGDKQGAIADYNEVIRLNPNLADAYSNRGIAKSVLGDKQGAIADYNEAIRLNPDNANAYNGLAWIKYLMGNSQEALLDVEQSLRFNPSYSAAYHTRGAILFYGLRRPQDAIAAFTKAISLEYNDSESYCDRGIVMASLGDTQKAIADFNQAIRFNSFWDARSLADAYHNRGNAYQQIGEGRNALVDFRKASELYQQQGRASDYDDVQNRIRELG, translated from the coding sequence ATGACCGATCCTTTAGCCGAAAAACTTGGTATTAATGTGCGAGACGGAACGGTAAATGTCCAAAACCTCAATCTTGGCATTGCGGAAAGGCTTGAGCAGTCGGGCGATCGCGTCAGAATTTTAGTGGTAGCGGCTAACCCTTTGGGTTCATCACCTCTAAAGCTAGACCATGAGGTGAAGACCATCCAAGAGGCATTAAGGCGATCGCGCAAGCGCGATAATTTTGCGGTGGAATATCGGCTGGCGGCGACACCTTCAGAGTTGCGCCGCGCTTTGTTGGATTTGGAGCCTCATGTTTTGCATTTTAGTGGTCACGGTGCTGGGGATAGGGGTTTACTGTTTGTAAGTGATGAGTCAATGGGTTCGCTGTATCGTTCAGATGATGGGGCGGTGCGATCGCGTTCGACTAATTCTGATGAAATTAAATTTGTTCCCGCGCAACCACTGGCGAATTTGTTGCAGCTTTGTGAAGACCATCTGGAATGTGTGGTTTTGAATGCTTGTTATTCGGATGTGCAGGGTAATGCGATATCAGCAAATATTCTGTTTACGATTGGGATGCGCGATCAGGTGGCGGATAATGTGGCAATTAAGTTTTCGCAGGGGTTTTATGATGCGATCGGGGCGGGGAAGGGTTATGAAAAGGCTTTTGAATGGGGGAAGGTGGCGATCGAGTTCGATCTTGCCAATAATGAAGCATCTCAAATTCTCGTTTTAAGAAAGAAAGGTGAATCATTTTCTCAATCTATTCCCGTTCCACCGCAGATTCCTGTTTCTCAGCCAAACCCACAGCGTTCTTTATCGGCTACTGAGTGCTTCGATGGCGCTTATGAGAAGTATGAATTAGGCGACAAACAAGGTGCGATCGCTGACTACAACGAGGCACTCCTCCTCAATCCTAATGATGCTATTGCTTACTCCAATCGCGGGGTAGCGAAGTATGAATTAGGCGACAAACAAGGTGCGATCGCCGACTACAACGAAGCCATCCACCTCAATCCTAATCTTGTTGCTGCTTACTCCAATCGAGGGTTAGCGAAGTATGATTTAGGAGACAAACAAGGAGCGATCGCCGATCACAACGAAGCCATCCGCCTCAATCCTGATTATGCTACTGCTTACTACAATCGAGGGTTAGCGAAGTATGATTTAGGAGACAAACAAGGAGCGATCGCCGATCACAACGAAGCCATCCGTTTCAATCCTAGTGATGCTGATCCTTACAACAATCGCGGGGTAGCGAAGTATGAATTAGGCGACAAACAAGGTGCGATCGCCGATCACAACGAAGCAATCCGCCTCAATCCTAATCTTGCTGCTGCTTACTCCAATCGAGGGTTAGCGAAGTATGATTTAGGAGACAAACAAGGAGCGATCGCCGATCACAACGAAGCAATCCGCCTCAATCCTGATTATGCTACTGCTTACTACAATCGAGGGTTAGCGAAGTATGATTTAGGAGACAAACAAGGAGCGATCGCCGATTACAACGAAGTCATCCGCCTCAATCCTAATCTTGCTGATGCTTACAGCAATCGCGGGATAGCGAAGTCTGTATTAGGTGACAAACAAGGAGCGATCGCCGACTACAACGAAGCTATTCGCCTCAATCCTGACAATGCTAATGCATATAACGGTTTAGCATGGATAAAATATCTAATGGGAAATAGCCAAGAAGCATTGCTTGATGTCGAGCAATCCCTTCGCTTTAATCCTAGTTATTCCGCCGCATACCATACACGTGGAGCCATCTTGTTTTATGGTCTTCGCCGTCCACAAGATGCTATTGCTGCTTTTACAAAAGCTATTTCTCTTGAATACAATGACTCTGAATCGTACTGCGATCGCGGAATAGTTATGGCAAGCTTAGGAGATACTCAAAAAGCTATAGCCGACTTTAACCAAGCAATTCGATTTAATTCTTTTTGGGATGCGAGAAGTCTTGCGGATGCTTACCATAACCGAGGAAATGCATATCAACAGATAGGTGAGGGACGAAATGCATTAGTGGATTTTCGGAAAGCCTCGGAACTCTATCAACAGCAGGGTAGAGCATCAGATTATGACGATGTGCAAAATAGAATTAGAGAACTAGGATGA
- a CDS encoding GNAT family N-acetyltransferase, with the protein MGISLDNLRSPEKLNLSHQIKGFDSGNSQLDDWLKNRAIKNEIEGASRTYVLCNGNVVIGFYCLANGSVFQSVATGKVRRNMPDPIPVMVIGRLAIDRSWQGKGLGRALLRDAILRTLQASEIAGIRAILVHAISENAKLFYEKCGFTASPIDEMTLMIRIKDAIAVFA; encoded by the coding sequence GTGGGAATAAGTTTAGATAATTTGCGATCGCCTGAAAAGCTTAATTTATCTCACCAGATTAAGGGTTTTGACTCTGGCAATAGTCAACTAGACGACTGGTTAAAGAACAGAGCGATTAAAAATGAAATAGAAGGTGCTTCGCGTACCTATGTTCTGTGTAATGGTAATGTTGTGATTGGTTTCTATTGCCTCGCTAATGGCTCAGTGTTTCAATCTGTCGCTACGGGTAAGGTGCGGCGAAACATGCCCGATCCGATTCCTGTAATGGTGATCGGAAGATTAGCAATTGATCGCAGTTGGCAGGGGAAAGGACTTGGTCGTGCCTTGCTAAGAGACGCGATTTTAAGAACTCTACAAGCGTCTGAAATTGCGGGAATACGCGCTATCCTTGTCCATGCTATTTCTGAGAATGCGAAGCTTTTTTATGAGAAATGTGGGTTTACAGCTTCGCCGATTGATGAGATGACTCTTATGATCAGGATTAAAGATGCGATCGCAGTATTCGCGTAA
- a CDS encoding type II toxin-antitoxin system PemK/MazF family toxin: MNIQRGEIIRINLNPTQGREQAGNARPCLVISHTQYNQKRQGIVIVHPITSTIKPEIKMMIPIPEGFKIQGSVIAEQIRTLDLNQRWWKTTGEILPKDFVDLVVQTFSVIIS; encoded by the coding sequence ATGAATATCCAAAGAGGTGAAATTATCAGAATTAATCTTAACCCAACCCAAGGAAGAGAACAGGCAGGAAACGCTCGTCCATGTTTAGTAATCAGCCACACGCAATACAATCAAAAACGTCAGGGAATAGTAATCGTTCATCCCATTACCAGCACGATTAAACCTGAAATCAAAATGATGATCCCTATTCCCGAAGGTTTTAAAATTCAGGGTTCGGTTATTGCCGAACAAATAAGAACCCTCGATCTCAATCAGCGCTGGTGGAAAACAACTGGAGAAATTTTGCCCAAAGATTTTGTTGATTTAGTTGTCCAAACTTTTAGCGTTATCATCAGCTAA
- a CDS encoding SufE family protein, producing MSSPTHLPEAIDRIVQRFQRLSDPKLRYEQLILYGKKLEAFPETLKTPENKVQGCVSQVYVVAKLDSNERVVFAGDSDALISKGFVGLLSVCMGGLTQKEIELLTPDFIKDTGLVASLTPSRANGFYNVFKKMQQQAIEIELPSVR from the coding sequence ATGTCAAGCCCGACCCATTTACCTGAAGCCATCGATCGCATTGTCCAGCGATTTCAGAGGCTCTCCGATCCAAAGCTACGTTATGAGCAATTGATTTTATACGGGAAGAAACTCGAAGCATTTCCCGAAACTCTCAAAACCCCTGAAAACAAAGTGCAGGGCTGTGTATCACAGGTATATGTGGTAGCGAAACTAGATAGCAACGAGCGAGTCGTATTTGCAGGGGACTCGGATGCGTTGATTAGTAAAGGATTTGTCGGTTTGCTCTCGGTCTGTATGGGCGGCTTAACCCAAAAGGAAATTGAGTTGCTCACCCCCGATTTTATTAAAGACACAGGTTTAGTCGCTAGCCTCACGCCATCTCGCGCCAATGGCTTTTATAACGTCTTCAAAAAAATGCAACAACAGGCGATCGAAATTGAATTACCCAGTGTTCGCTAA
- a CDS encoding DUF2281 domain-containing protein: protein MSPLLTKVLADATQLNPQEQLQLVSHLINIWQQPPHLNEISNQISTDKTTTIPTLSRKDLFGCMKDKIKMAPDFDAPLADFAEHM, encoded by the coding sequence ATGAGTCCCTTATTAACTAAAGTTTTAGCCGACGCGACGCAACTTAACCCCCAAGAGCAACTACAACTAGTTTCACATCTGATAAATATTTGGCAGCAACCACCACACCTCAATGAAATATCTAATCAAATATCTACCGATAAAACCACTACAATCCCAACATTAAGCCGTAAAGATCTTTTTGGCTGTATGAAAGACAAAATAAAAATGGCTCCAGATTTCGATGCTCCCCTTGCTGATTTTGCTGAGCATATGTGA
- a CDS encoding Rpn family recombination-promoting nuclease/putative transposase — MFDNICKYLAETYSSDIASWLLGESISLTQVQPQELAVEPIRADSLILLEAEGLLLHLEFQTKADPQIPFRMLDYWVRGKRRFPDKKIRQFVIYLRETSSNLVFQQAFQDDSTYHRFGVIRLWEQPVGKFLEYVGMLPFAILVGQGDKERLLQGIAEKIDHIDDLNTRETISAATYVLAGMVLEENIIKQILRRDIMQESVTYQAILREGRQEGLKEGLKEGEIIGRKQGLLTIILRLLTRKFGTLPPKLHTRIARLQIPRLESLAEAILDFESVADLELWLNKKK, encoded by the coding sequence ATGTTTGACAATATTTGCAAATACCTTGCTGAAACCTACTCTAGTGACATTGCCTCATGGTTACTCGGTGAGTCAATTTCACTTACCCAAGTACAACCTCAAGAGTTAGCGGTTGAGCCAATTCGTGCGGATAGTTTGATTTTGCTGGAAGCTGAAGGTCTGCTATTGCATTTGGAGTTTCAAACCAAAGCTGACCCGCAAATTCCGTTTCGGATGCTGGACTATTGGGTACGTGGCAAAAGGCGTTTTCCCGATAAAAAGATCCGCCAATTCGTGATTTATCTAAGAGAGACAAGCTCAAATTTAGTTTTTCAGCAAGCGTTTCAAGATGACTCTACCTACCACAGGTTTGGAGTCATCCGCCTGTGGGAACAACCTGTTGGCAAATTTTTAGAATATGTAGGAATGTTGCCGTTTGCTATACTTGTAGGGCAAGGTGATAAAGAACGCTTGTTACAAGGTATTGCCGAAAAAATTGATCACATTGATGATTTAAATACTCGTGAAACCATCTCAGCAGCAACTTATGTCTTAGCTGGTATGGTTTTGGAGGAAAATATAATTAAGCAAATTTTAAGGAGAGATATCATGCAGGAGTCTGTAACATATCAAGCAATTCTTCGTGAGGGTCGCCAAGAAGGGCTTAAAGAGGGGCTTAAAGAGGGTGAAATTATAGGACGCAAGCAAGGTTTGTTGACTATTATTTTACGATTGCTGACGCGCAAGTTTGGGACTTTGCCACCAAAGTTGCATACAAGGATTGCAAGGCTACAGATTCCCCGTTTAGAGAGTCTTGCGGAGGCGATTTTGGATTTTGAGAGTGTTGCTGATTTGGAACTTTGGTTGAACAAGAAGAAGTAG
- a CDS encoding type II toxin-antitoxin system VapC family toxin: MKLLLDTHTFIWWHSEPECITQNTLSLLQDPDHEVMLSVVSLWEMQIKIQLGKLTLRDDLEVMVKIQQERNNISLISVTFSHVLELKTLPLHHKDPFDRILIAQTKVENATLISRDLVFKNYECSLI, from the coding sequence ATGAAATTATTGCTGGATACCCACACCTTCATATGGTGGCATAGCGAGCCAGAATGTATTACTCAAAACACCCTGAGCTTACTTCAAGATCCCGACCATGAAGTAATGCTTAGCGTAGTCAGTTTATGGGAAATGCAAATCAAAATTCAGTTAGGTAAACTTACTCTCAGAGACGATCTAGAAGTTATGGTAAAGATTCAGCAGGAGCGAAATAATATTAGTCTGATATCTGTAACATTTTCTCACGTTCTAGAATTAAAGACTTTACCTTTGCACCATAAAGATCCCTTTGATAGAATTCTCATAGCTCAGACTAAAGTTGAAAATGCAACATTAATCAGTCGAGACTTAGTTTTTAAAAATTATGAATGTTCTTTGATTTAG
- a CDS encoding XisI protein, with protein MDRLERYRQIVRTFLEEYAQESVSPNENVTAELVFDEKRDRYLLVHIGWQDARRIYGCPMRIDIIDNKVWLQHNSTEISVDQELIARGIPEDDMVLRLQSPRIRKLVSAKKQNAMVESIPFRN; from the coding sequence ATGGATCGATTAGAACGTTATCGCCAAATTGTGCGTACATTTCTCGAAGAATATGCCCAAGAAAGCGTCTCACCTAACGAAAACGTCACGGCTGAATTAGTATTTGATGAAAAGCGCGATCGCTACTTATTAGTTCATATTGGCTGGCAAGACGCTCGACGAATTTATGGCTGTCCCATGCGGATTGACATCATTGATAACAAAGTTTGGCTACAACATAACTCTACTGAAATATCTGTCGATCAAGAACTCATTGCTAGAGGCATACCCGAAGACGACATGGTGCTAAGACTACAATCACCTCGCATCCGTAAACTAGTCTCCGCAAAAAAACAAAATGCAATGGTTGAATCAATTCCTTTTAGAAATTAG
- a CDS encoding iron-containing alcohol dehydrogenase family protein has product MSDTLTVEALPILAIAPAQLLRGNGILSQLPKYLSRYGNKALVIAGETAGQVTASYFHNTDREIIYAPAIADCSDENLAMLRRLVQQENPHVIVGIGGGKVLDTAKLVAHQCQLPIVTVPTTGATCAAWTALSNVYDAHGAFDYDVTLDRCPDMMFVDYDVIATAPKRTLVSGIGDAIAKWYESSVSSGSSEKTMVIAAVQEARILRDILFQKSAEAIANPNSQAWREVVDASVCLAGAIGGIGGANCRTVAAHAVHNALTHLHQTHGTLHGEKVAYGILVQLRLEEFQGNQLAASSRHQLLKFYQEIGLPTTLADLGLSQVTLAELEHIAAIACQPNSDIHRLPFTVSPSQVLAAMVSTTSPITATV; this is encoded by the coding sequence ATGTCAGACACACTTACGGTGGAAGCATTACCGATTTTGGCGATCGCACCAGCCCAACTTTTACGGGGAAACGGGATTTTATCGCAACTCCCGAAATATTTGTCACGCTATGGGAATAAAGCTCTAGTCATTGCTGGGGAAACCGCAGGTCAAGTTACTGCAAGCTATTTTCATAATACCGATCGCGAAATTATTTATGCACCAGCGATCGCCGATTGTAGTGATGAAAATTTAGCGATGCTGCGTCGCCTCGTGCAGCAAGAAAATCCCCATGTAATTGTGGGTATTGGTGGCGGCAAAGTCCTTGATACAGCGAAATTAGTTGCCCATCAATGTCAGTTACCGATTGTCACCGTGCCGACCACGGGCGCAACCTGTGCCGCATGGACAGCCCTTAGCAATGTCTATGATGCTCACGGAGCCTTTGACTATGACGTGACCCTCGATCGCTGTCCTGACATGATGTTTGTGGACTACGACGTAATTGCTACGGCTCCTAAGCGCACCCTTGTTTCAGGCATTGGCGATGCGATCGCTAAATGGTACGAGTCCTCGGTCAGTAGTGGCAGTAGCGAGAAAACGATGGTCATTGCCGCCGTGCAAGAGGCAAGAATCCTGCGTGATATTTTGTTTCAAAAGTCTGCCGAAGCGATCGCTAATCCCAATAGTCAAGCATGGCGCGAAGTTGTTGATGCATCGGTATGTCTGGCGGGAGCGATCGGTGGGATCGGTGGCGCAAATTGTCGTACTGTCGCCGCCCATGCAGTTCACAATGCGTTAACTCATCTGCATCAAACCCACGGCACATTGCATGGCGAAAAGGTTGCCTATGGCATTTTGGTGCAATTGCGTCTAGAGGAATTTCAAGGCAATCAACTCGCTGCTTCGTCGCGTCATCAATTGCTGAAGTTTTATCAAGAGATTGGCTTACCGACTACCCTTGCCGATCTTGGCTTAAGTCAAGTCACCCTTGCCGAATTAGAACATATTGCCGCGATCGCCTGTCAGCCAAATTCCGATATTCATCGCTTACCCTTTACCGTTTCCCCAAGCCAAGTTCTGGCGGCAATGGTTTCTACTACCAGTCCAATTACCGCCACCGTTTAA
- the pruA gene encoding L-glutamate gamma-semialdehyde dehydrogenase translates to MVSQTQQAGRSFDASLDVSKYEAKTQEIAKKILSGNEKSSFWSKLSQIKDELRLDDKLMAWTMENEGLRVQLFRLIDCLPALQSKAEIARHMQEYLASDAVEVPALRALLNFSTDNPNSIPATAAATTLSTAVATLAKRYICGENLSEATKSIEKLRRDRFAFTMDLLGEAVISEVEAGEYLNRYIAMMEDLSSKAKAWGLIDQIDKADGEELKRVQVSVKLSAFYSQFDPLDPVKTTEKVSEPARILLRKAQALGCGIHFDMEQYEFKSLTLQILKQVLMEPEFRDRTDVGITLQGYLRDSEQDLRDLVEWAKLRGKPVTVRLVKGAYWDRETIRSYQQGWALPVFSDKVSTDANYERLIQILLENHQYLYAAIGSHNARSLAKAVAIVQTLNIPSRAFETQCLYGMGDKFAKAIADMGYRVRVYCPFGDLIPGMSYLIRRLLENTANSSFLRISGEGVDISKLIAAPVMTERDANYNGAPALNIFDGFVNSSDRDYAINDEREAAQTALQQVRRQLGKTYLPIINGQAVETETYIESVNPANSSQVVGKIGLASIEQAEEAVQVAKNAFSSWKKLSAKERGDILRKTADIMEEKREELVAWICWEVAKPIREGDGEVSEAIDFCRYYAKEMERLESGVQRNLPGEDNTYIYQPRGVVVVISPWNFPFAIALGMSVAAIAAGNTVILKPAEQSSVIGAKIAEVLQAAGLPTGVFTYLPAKGSTVGAHLVKHPDVHLIAFTGSQQVGCQIVTEASILRPKQKHMKRVIAEMGGKNGIIIDESADLDHAVVGVMNSAFGFAGQKCSACSRAIVLAPVYDNFLERLVEATRSLKVGEAHLPDTKFSAVIDGAAQQNILNYIAKGKETAKLAFEGEVPNHGFYVPPTIFSDVDPDSAIAQEEIFGPVLAVIKAQSFDEALAIANGTNFALTGGLYSRTPSHIERAYREFEVGNLYINRGITGALVDRHPFGGFKLSGIGSKAGGRDYLLQFLEPRSITENTQRQGFAPLDGIE, encoded by the coding sequence GTGGTTAGCCAAACGCAGCAAGCAGGTAGAAGTTTTGATGCTTCTCTAGATGTCTCTAAATATGAAGCGAAGACACAGGAAATCGCCAAGAAGATTTTAAGTGGCAATGAGAAAAGTTCTTTTTGGTCTAAGTTATCGCAAATTAAGGATGAATTGCGCCTCGATGACAAGCTGATGGCTTGGACAATGGAAAATGAAGGCTTGCGCGTGCAATTATTTAGATTGATCGATTGCTTGCCTGCGTTGCAAAGTAAAGCCGAGATTGCGCGACATATGCAGGAATATCTCGCCAGTGATGCAGTGGAAGTTCCTGCTCTGCGGGCTTTATTGAATTTCAGCACCGACAATCCTAATTCGATTCCTGCAACGGCGGCGGCGACTACCCTCTCGACGGCGGTAGCAACTCTCGCCAAGCGCTATATCTGCGGTGAGAACTTGTCAGAGGCGACTAAATCCATTGAGAAACTGCGGCGCGATCGCTTTGCTTTTACGATGGATTTGCTCGGTGAGGCCGTGATTAGCGAAGTAGAGGCAGGTGAATATCTCAATCGCTATATTGCGATGATGGAAGATTTGTCTAGCAAGGCGAAGGCTTGGGGCTTGATCGATCAAATTGATAAAGCCGATGGTGAAGAACTGAAGCGGGTTCAAGTTTCCGTGAAATTGAGCGCCTTCTATTCTCAATTCGATCCTCTTGATCCAGTTAAAACCACCGAGAAAGTCAGCGAACCAGCAAGGATTTTATTGCGTAAGGCGCAAGCTTTAGGCTGTGGTATCCATTTTGATATGGAGCAGTACGAGTTTAAGTCGCTGACATTGCAAATCCTCAAGCAAGTCTTAATGGAACCCGAATTTCGCGATCGCACGGATGTGGGAATTACGCTGCAAGGCTATTTGCGCGACAGTGAGCAGGATTTGCGCGATTTAGTGGAATGGGCAAAATTGCGTGGTAAGCCTGTGACAGTACGCCTAGTCAAGGGAGCCTATTGGGATCGGGAAACGATTCGTTCCTATCAACAGGGTTGGGCTTTGCCAGTTTTCTCCGATAAGGTTTCCACCGATGCCAATTACGAGCGCTTGATTCAGATTCTCTTAGAAAATCATCAATATCTCTATGCGGCAATTGGAAGTCATAATGCGCGATCGCTTGCCAAAGCCGTTGCCATTGTCCAAACCCTGAATATCCCCAGTCGCGCCTTTGAAACTCAATGTCTCTATGGCATGGGTGATAAATTTGCCAAAGCGATCGCCGATATGGGCTATCGCGTGCGGGTGTACTGCCCCTTTGGTGATTTGATTCCAGGGATGTCTTACCTAATTCGCCGCCTGTTGGAAAATACCGCCAATAGTTCCTTTTTGAGAATTAGTGGAGAAGGTGTTGATATCAGTAAACTAATTGCTGCGCCTGTGATGACGGAACGGGATGCGAATTACAATGGCGCACCTGCTCTGAATATTTTTGATGGTTTTGTCAATTCTAGCGATCGCGACTATGCGATTAATGATGAGAGGGAAGCCGCCCAAACTGCTTTACAACAAGTTCGCCGCCAACTTGGTAAAACCTATTTGCCGATCATCAATGGTCAAGCGGTAGAAACGGAAACCTATATCGAATCCGTTAATCCTGCGAACTCTTCGCAAGTAGTCGGAAAAATCGGTCTAGCCAGCATTGAACAAGCGGAAGAAGCTGTTCAAGTTGCCAAAAATGCCTTCTCCTCATGGAAGAAACTCAGCGCTAAAGAACGGGGTGATATTCTCCGTAAAACTGCTGACATCATGGAAGAGAAGCGCGAAGAATTAGTTGCATGGATCTGTTGGGAAGTTGCCAAACCAATCCGCGAAGGTGATGGCGAAGTCTCCGAAGCGATCGACTTCTGCCGCTACTATGCCAAAGAAATGGAACGTCTTGAATCGGGCGTACAGCGCAATCTCCCAGGGGAAGATAATACTTACATCTATCAACCTCGCGGCGTGGTGGTCGTGATTTCGCCTTGGAACTTTCCCTTTGCGATCGCCTTGGGTATGAGTGTGGCTGCGATCGCCGCAGGTAATACAGTCATTCTCAAACCCGCCGAACAATCCTCCGTAATAGGCGCAAAAATCGCTGAAGTTCTCCAAGCCGCAGGATTACCCACAGGTGTATTTACCTATCTTCCTGCTAAGGGTTCCACCGTAGGCGCTCACTTGGTCAAACATCCTGATGTGCATTTAATTGCCTTCACAGGTTCCCAACAAGTCGGCTGTCAAATCGTCACCGAAGCCTCGATTTTGCGCCCTAAACAAAAACACATGAAGCGCGTCATTGCGGAAATGGGTGGCAAAAATGGCATCATCATCGATGAAAGCGCCGATCTCGATCATGCCGTAGTGGGTGTAATGAATTCCGCCTTCGGTTTTGCTGGACAAAAATGTTCCGCTTGTTCCAGAGCGATCGTCCTCGCTCCCGTTTACGACAACTTCCTAGAGCGTCTGGTGGAAGCCACGCGATCGCTAAAAGTTGGTGAAGCCCATCTCCCTGACACCAAATTCAGTGCAGTGATCGATGGAGCTGCTCAGCAGAACATTCTCAACTACATCGCCAAGGGCAAAGAAACCGCCAAACTTGCCTTTGAAGGAGAAGTTCCCAATCACGGATTCTATGTGCCACCGACCATCTTTAGTGATGTCGATCCTGACAGTGCGATCGCCCAAGAGGAAATCTTTGGACCTGTACTGGCGGTAATCAAGGCACAGAGTTTTGATGAGGCATTAGCGATCGCCAATGGTACAAACTTCGCACTCACGGGTGGCTTATATTCGCGCACTCCTTCCCATATCGAACGCGCCTATCGCGAGTTTGAAGTGGGCAATCTCTACATCAATCGCGGCATCACTGGCGCATTGGTAGATCGCCATCCCTTCGGTGGTTTCAAGCTAAGTGGTATCGGTTCCAAAGCTGGCGGACGCGATTATCTATTGCAGTTCTTAGAGCCAAGGTCAATCACTGAAAATACTCAGCGTCAGGGCTTTGCGCCTCTTGATGGGATTGAGTAA
- a CDS encoding type II toxin-antitoxin system VapC family toxin — MKLLLDTHILIWLLEGNQNLSPRVRQVIEDETNSLYISIVSLWEIAIKTSLGKLQLETPLEKIICDFVLPSGIKILPIDIAHLLTLQNLPFHHRDPFDRLLIAQAKSETLTLVSEDHIFCQYQVNVFGQK; from the coding sequence ATGAAATTATTACTGGATACTCATATTTTGATTTGGTTGTTAGAAGGCAATCAAAACCTTAGCCCTAGAGTCAGACAGGTAATAGAAGATGAAACCAATAGTCTGTATATCAGCATAGTGAGCTTATGGGAAATTGCGATCAAAACCAGCCTTGGTAAACTCCAATTAGAAACTCCACTAGAAAAAATTATCTGTGATTTTGTGTTGCCTAGCGGAATCAAGATTTTACCAATTGATATTGCACACTTACTAACACTACAAAACCTACCGTTTCACCATCGAGATCCATTTGATCGTCTATTAATTGCTCAGGCAAAATCAGAAACTTTAACCTTAGTTTCAGAAGATCACATCTTTTGTCAATATCAGGTAAATGTATTTGGGCAGAAGTAA